GAAGTGCCCACGCTGGTTGATGACGATGGTCGCTTCTATCCTCCGGCCGCCCTGGCCCCGGTAACGATGCGCTGGGCGGCGGAGGAAGTCGAACGCGAGCTGCGGGCACAGTTTGCCCGGTTCCAGGCGCTGGTGGGCCGCCTGCCCGACCATCTGGATTCCCATCACGGAGCAACGTATATCTTCCCAGCAGCGCTGCGGGTAATGCTCTCGCTGGCTCGCGAGTACAACCTGCCGATCCGGCGCGGCGAATACGGCGAGCGGGCACTGGATACAGCCAAGGACTGGCTGCTGGCCAGCCTACCACCCATGCAGGCGCGGGCGGTGGCCGAAGAGGTACATGGTATCCTGACGCAATACCGGGATGTCCGCTATCCGGATCGGATGGTTTCCAGTTTCTATGACCGGAGGGCGATTCTGGGTGAATTGCTGACCATCTTGACGACGCTGCCGCCTGCCGGGGTGACCGAGCTGATGTGCCATCCGGGGTACGCTGACGGTTTGGACAGCCCCTATAACGTTCAGCGCGAGCAGGAACTCAAGTGGTTGACGTATCCGGCCACCCACGAGGTGGTGGTGGCGGAGGGCATCCGGCTGATGACGTTTGCGGAGCTTCGCTGATGCTCAGGCGAGCCTGGTGGGCGCTTGT
The genomic region above belongs to Anaerolineae bacterium and contains:
- a CDS encoding ChbG/HpnK family deacetylase, producing the protein MPQLIVNADDLGRSTGINRGILEAHQKGIVTSTSAMVNYPAAEHGIALLLEQAPFMGIGLHLTLTSGRPVCDPAEVPTLVDDDGRFYPPAALAPVTMRWAAEEVERELRAQFARFQALVGRLPDHLDSHHGATYIFPAALRVMLSLAREYNLPIRRGEYGERALDTAKDWLLASLPPMQARAVAEEVHGILTQYRDVRYPDRMVSSFYDRRAILGELLTILTTLPPAGVTELMCHPGYADGLDSPYNVQREQELKWLTYPATHEVVVAEGIRLMTFAELR